CCCGTACTCCAGCCAGCGGACCTGGTTGGGGTTGATCGGCGGGCCGCTGATCGGCACGTGCCGCATCCATGGCTGTCGGCGTAACGCCTCCAGGTTCCCCTCGGCCCACCGGGTCAGCGCGGGACGCCACCCCTCGTCCGGGGCACGTGGGCGCGGGGGCGGTCCGTACGCGGTGTCGACCATGAGGTCGAGCAGGTCGTGCTTGGTCGGCACGTACCGGTAGAGCGACATCGTCGACGCGCCCAGCTCGCGGGCGACGCGGCCCATCGACACCGCGCCGAGCCCCTCCGACTGGGCGACCTGGATCCCGGCGGCGACCACCTGCTCCAGGCTGAGGCCACGCTTCGGGCCACGGCTCGGACGCTCGCGCAGCCCCCAGGCGAGCGCGACGTTCTCGGGCAGTTCGACCTCGGGGCCGTCGCTCACTTCCACCTCCACCGGACCGGCTTGACCCTCATCCTAACTTCTGCGTATGTTCTACGCAGATAAGCGTACGGCATACGCAGAAAGCGGAGGGTGACCCATGACGAACGGACCACCGGCGGTCGAGCTGGTCGAGCTGAGGAAGTCCTTCGGTGACCTTGTCGTCCTCGACGGGCTGACCATGCGGGTGCCGGCCGGCGGCGTACACGCGCTGCTCGGCCAGAACGGGGCCGGCAAGACCACCACCGTGCGGATCCTGGCCACGCTGACCCGGCCCGACGGGGGCAGCGCCCGGGTCGCCGGCCACGACGTGGTGCGCGACCGGCGGCGGGTCCGGCGGACGATCAGCCTCGCCGGCCAGCACGCCGCCCTGGACGACACCCAGACCGGCCTGGAGAACCTGACCATGCTGGCCCGGCTCACCGGGCGGTCCGGGTCGGCGGCCCGGAAGCGCGCCACCGACCTGCTGGAACGCTTCGCGCTGACCGACGCGGGCGGGCGGCAGGCGATCACCTACTCCGGGGGCATGCGCCGCCGCCTGGACCTCGCCGCCAGCCTGGTCGGGCAGCCGTCCGTGGTCTTCCTCGACGAGCCCACCACCGGCCTGGACGTGCGCAGCCGGCAGGGGCTCTGGGAGGTCGTCGGCGAACTCGCCCGCACCGGGGTGACCGTGCTGCTCACCACGCAGTACCTGGAGGAGGCCGACCGCCTGGCCGACCGGATCACCGTGTTGCACCAGGGCGCGATCGCCGCCGAGGGCACCGCCGACGACCTCAAGCGCCGCTTCGGCGCGCACCGGCTGGAGCTGACCTGGCACGAGGAGGCCGGCCTCCGCGCGGCGGCCGCGCTGTTGGGCGACCGGGTCACCGGCCGGGACCCCGAGCGGCTCGCCCTCTCGGTGGCCACCGACGGCAGTGCGGCACAGGTGCGCGCGCTGCTCGACGAGATCGATCCGGACCGTCACGGGGTGGCCCGGTTCACCGTCCGGGAGGCGACCCTCGACGACGTCTTCCTCACCCTCACCGGCACTCCGGTGCCCGCGAAACGGCAGGTGGCGCATGTCTGAGCTGGCGGTACGCGGATCGCAGACGGCGGTGATGATCGGCCGTTGCGTCCGGCTGTCCCGCCGCAACGTCGACGCGATGCTCACCTCGCTGCTGCTGCCGGTGATGCTGATGCTGGTCTTCGTCTACCTCTTCGGCGGGGCGATCGACACCGGCTCGGCGTACGTCACCTACGTGGTGCCCGGCGTGCTGCTGCTCTGCGCCGGGTTCGGTGCGGCGGGCACGGCGGTGAGCGTCACCACGGACATGACCAACGGCATGATCGAGCGGCTGCGCACCATGGACGTCGGCGCGACCTCGATCATCGGCGGTCACGTGGTGGCCAGCATCGCCCGCAACACGGTCTCCACCGTGCTGGTGCTGGCCGTCGCCGTCGCCATCGGGTTCCGGCCCGCCGTGGCACCGCTGCGGTGGCTGGCCGCCGCCGGGGTGCTGCTGTTGTTCCTGCTGGCGGTCTCCTGGCTGTCGGCGGCGTTCGGGCTGTTGGCCCGTACCCCCGAGGCGGCCGGCGGCTACACCTTCCTGGTGATGTTCCTGCCCTACCCGAGCAGTGCCTTCGTGCCGGTCGAGACGCTGCCCGGTTGGCTGCGCGGCTTCGCCGAACACCAACCCGTCACGCCGGTCATCGAGTCCCTGCGCGGGTTGCTGCTCGACCTGCCGGTCGGCACGGCGCCGGCCCGTGCGGCGGCCTGGTGCCTGGGTCTGCTGGCGGTCGCGGTGCTGCTCTCGGCGGTGCTGTTCCGTCGTCGGATCGCCTGATCCGCACGACGCGGGGGGCGACACCCGACGGGTGTCGCCCCCCGACCGTCACCGTCGGTCAGTCGTTGAGGACCTGGGCCAGCCGGTCCCGGAAGCGCCGCTCCGAGGGGCTGACCTGACTGCCGCCGAGCCCGAGGATGCCGCCGCTGGTGGCCGCCCCCACCACCTGGTCGGTGATCTCCACCAGCCAGTGCTGGTACGCGCCGGCCTCGCCCTCGTCGACCTTCTCCGCCAGCAGCGCCGCAGCGGCCTTGGCCCGGCCCAACACGTCCTCGGCGTACGCGCGCGGGTCGTCCGGCGCGATCACCGGCAACTCCTCACCGGCCTCCGGGTCGCCCACCCGGGTCACGATCTCCCCGGCCACGGCGGCCACCAACGGGCTGGCCGACTCCCGACCGGTGGAGATGGTCTCCAGCCCGGCCGCGCTCTCGGCCATCGTCGCCCGGGTGCTGTCGGACTCCGCGGCGCTCGCCGCGGTGAGCACCGCCTGCGGCAGGCCGACAAGCAACCCCCACTCCTCGTCGGAGAAACCGAAAGCGGTGTACGCCGGCTCTTCGATCACGACCGTGCCTCTCCCGTTCGTCGTCCGGATCCCGGTCACGCGCCATCCGTGCTGGCCGCGCCGGGCCCGGTATGTCCCCGCCGCCATCGCGGCGGGCTCAGGTTAGTCCAGCGTCAGCAGTCCCTGTTCGGACACCACGCTGACCGACAGCGTCTTGTACCCGACCTCCTCGAAGAGGACCGTCATCCGGTCGTCCTCGTAGCTGAGCACCAGGCCGCCGCCCCACTCCGGGTGCCGCACCTGGCTGTGCACCGGGAACGGACCCACCGCGCCGTCGTCGGCGGTGCTGGTGCCGGCGTGGCAGTTGTCGCAGTGCCCGCAGATCTGGGTCATCTGCTCGCCGAAGTAGGCCAGCAGGGTCTGCCCCCGGCAGCCCGTGGTCTCGGCGAAGGCCCGCATCATGTCGGTCCGTGAGCGGGTCAGGTTCTGCTGCCGCTCGGCCTCGGCCACGGCCGCCTCGGCGGCCTCCACCGGGGTCGGCGAGTAGCGCGGCGCGCCGATCCGCTGCCGGGCGCGCGGCTGCGCCGCACCGACCTGCTCCAGCAGGGCCAGGTACTGCCCGAGCTTGCGCGGCCCCAGCCCGGTCACCTCGCGCAGCTCCTTCTTGGTGGCCGGTCCCTGCCGCAG
Above is a window of Verrucosispora sp. NA02020 DNA encoding:
- a CDS encoding TetR/AcrR family transcriptional regulator, yielding MSDGPEVELPENVALAWGLRERPSRGPKRGLSLEQVVAAGIQVAQSEGLGAVSMGRVARELGASTMSLYRYVPTKHDLLDLMVDTAYGPPPRPRAPDEGWRPALTRWAEGNLEALRRQPWMRHVPISGPPINPNQVRWLEYGLVALAGTGLRGTERVSTIMLVSGYARSWATTTADLVEAAVRSGQTPEQVGLHYWRHLARLTADGPYPAIHELIAEGDDDEDYVDAEWRFGLGRVLDGVEAMIRTRTAGGR
- a CDS encoding ABC transporter permease, with translation MSELAVRGSQTAVMIGRCVRLSRRNVDAMLTSLLLPVMLMLVFVYLFGGAIDTGSAYVTYVVPGVLLLCAGFGAAGTAVSVTTDMTNGMIERLRTMDVGATSIIGGHVVASIARNTVSTVLVLAVAVAIGFRPAVAPLRWLAAAGVLLLFLLAVSWLSAAFGLLARTPEAAGGYTFLVMFLPYPSSAFVPVETLPGWLRGFAEHQPVTPVIESLRGLLLDLPVGTAPARAAAWCLGLLAVAVLLSAVLFRRRIA
- a CDS encoding ATP-binding cassette domain-containing protein — encoded protein: MTNGPPAVELVELRKSFGDLVVLDGLTMRVPAGGVHALLGQNGAGKTTTVRILATLTRPDGGSARVAGHDVVRDRRRVRRTISLAGQHAALDDTQTGLENLTMLARLTGRSGSAARKRATDLLERFALTDAGGRQAITYSGGMRRRLDLAASLVGQPSVVFLDEPTTGLDVRSRQGLWEVVGELARTGVTVLLTTQYLEEADRLADRITVLHQGAIAAEGTADDLKRRFGAHRLELTWHEEAGLRAAAALLGDRVTGRDPERLALSVATDGSAAQVRALLDEIDPDRHGVARFTVREATLDDVFLTLTGTPVPAKRQVAHV